ATCGGCGGGTCGGACGCAGAAACCATCGCCCGGCTGTGCGACGCCCGGTTGGCGTTTCTCAAGCGCATCCGGACATGGCCCACGTTCGGCAAGGGGTGGAGCCGGCGCGTCGTGGAAGTGCGGGCCAAGGCGCTCGCCATGGTTAAGGAGACGCCCGAACCCGTCCCTGAAGAATTGCCGCCCGAAATTCCTCCGTACATGCCACCCGACGTGGAGCCGATCGAAGCACCAGTCGAGCACGGCGTGTGGGGCTGGATGAAGCGCCGCTGGAAGGGCGCAAGCGGCGTCGGCGGGTTCAGCATTTTCGCGTTTCTGACCGACCCGTGGGTTTGGGCGGTGCTGATCGGAGGGGCGATCGTGGTGGCGCTGATCGCCCTCGCGATCGCGTTGTTTCTTTTCGGTCGTCAGCGCGTTGCTGCATGGATACGAGGGAAGATCGGATGATTAGTCTTATCCCCTGGTGGGTCAAAGCCGCCGCGGTCGGCGCGCTCGTGCTGGTGGTCTACGGCGCCGGGTGGAAGACCCGTGACGCATTCTGCGACGCCGCCGCGGCGAAAACCGCTTTGGCCGCCGAGCAGCAAATTGCGGCAGACCTCCGCCGACAACTGACGACATACCAGCAAGCCGCGGCTGACGACAACCTGCGTGCGTTGGAAGACCAGCAAGAGATCAACAAGCTCAAGGAAGCATCCGATGAAGTCGAAACTCGCATCGTTGACGGTGCTTGCCTTACTGGCGCTGACACTGGTGAACTGCGCGCCGTCTGGCCCGAAGCCGAACGCTGAGATTCGGCTGCCGGCCGTGCCGGCTGACGTGCAGACCTGCTTCAGCCAGTACGTCAAAGCGCCAAAGGGGCCGTTGAGCAAGCGCGCGGTCGTGCGGCTGATCGCCGAGCTCAAGCGGTCCGAAGTCGCCAAGTCGCGCTGCGGCCGTCGGCTGATCGGCTTCTACAACAGCATCGCGAAGGGATTGGCGCAGTGATCGAGCCCTTGCGCAAAACCTACTCCAAGACTCGTCCGTACGCCGTGGATCGCTACGACGAGGACGACGGCTCGATCACCTACGAGATTTGGGATCACCGCCCCGACAGCTATCGGCGTGTATGTCGCGTCAGCGAGGACCCGGTAGACGACGCCGAGTATTCACCTGATCGCGGTCAAGCGAAACGCGACGCGGAACTGATCGCGCGAGCTCTCAACGCGTTGCTTGAGAGTTCGGAGCAATGACCGACACCCCTGAACCCGTCAACACGTCGTGGCGCATCGCCTTTGCGTGGGCGGCGCTCGCGTTCAACGGCGCGATGGTTTGGTGGTTGCTGCTCTACGGCAAGGCCGACAACTCGCTGCACGCCAGCGCGCTCTCGTGGGCATTCATGATCTCCGGCGGCGTGCTCGCCGGCGTCGGCTTCGGGGCGATTTCCAATCTCATTCCGAGTGTCTTCGGAAAAGGGGAGACGAAAGCATGACGCACGCAACGCTGAAACAACTTCGCGAGTTGACGGCGCTTCAAGCAGAGGACGAAGCCCTTTGGGCTCCCGCGGTGCACATCGATACGGCGTACACCCAGCAAGCTCTCCGTTATCTCACGCGGGCGATCGAGGGTGAGTGGACGTTCGAGCAGGCGAAGGACGCCATCACCGGGATAGCGCCATGACCATCGCCCGCACGCTGTTCCTGTGGTGGTGCGTCTTCGTCTTCTGGGTGGGGTGGCAGACCGGCACCGCACTCTCTGCCGAACAGGAGCCAACCGTCGGCCACGGGCTGTTGTGCGACACCATCCCCCAGGTCGAGCGGTTCGTCGAGCTCTCGCAAGAGATGGGCGCCAACCCGGTCACCACCGTGGCGACGATCAACCAGGAAGAAGAAAACCCCACCGCGTGCGCGTTCGCCGCCGTGACGTTCCTGCCGATCGGCGTCGTCAAGCACATCAACTACGACCACAAAGCCTACCTGGTGATCGCCGTCACGGTCACGGGGTTCGCCGGCCCGCAAGGCGTCCAGCCGACTCCGCCGATGGAGCAATTCACCGTGGTTCAGATTGAGGAGATGGGAGCATGAAGGACATCGAGGTTGGAGACGTGGTGCACGTAAAAGGCGTCGCTGCGTATCAATCAGTAGGTGGAGTGGGGAACCACACAGCGGGAGTGTGGCTCATCGAATTTGGATATGGCTCACGGGCCGCTGCCCCCCTTTCCGACATCGTCCACGTCGAGCCCCGCCCGCTACAGGTCGGTGATCGGGTGCGGTGGTGTAAAACGAGTACGCCCGTATTCGACCTGCGAGCCATCGTTGACGGTAGTATCGCGGTGGTCCGTAGCGAAATCGGCGCTTACCACGCGATGCACTGTATCGACAGCTTGGAGCGCGTCGAATGATGCGCTTCGACGATTTCTTCTTCGGCGGGATAATCGCCGCAACTGCGCTGGCCCTTGTGGTTCTCATCGCTGTTGCCTCGGAGCTGGCGGCGCAAGAGCGCCAAGGCATCCCGGACATCTCGCTCTACTACGAGAGCCTGCGCCAGCCCGACAACCCGTACGCCTCCTGCTGCGGCGAGGGCGACGCCTACTACGCCGACAAGGTCGAGCAGTGCACCGTGCTTGATGGCCCCGACTGCGCGCTGGTGGCCATCGTCACGGACGAGCGGCCCAACACGGTCGTGCTGCCGCACCGGACGATCACGCGCGCCCACATCCCGGCCGGCACCCGAATCCCGATCCCACGGAACAAGCTGCGGCGTATGCCGAGCGAGAACCCGACCGACCACAACGTGGTGTTCGTGGGTGGTGGGATGTTCGTCCTGTGCTGGGAACCGGTGGGGGGCGTGTGATGTGGACACTGGTGCTGACTATTTTTCTCATGTCCGGTCCTAAACTGGAACTAACAGTGCATCAGTTTCCAACTCTGGAAGCGTGCACCACGGCTGAAACCAGCTTCACATTGGTCGACCCAGAAATCAGGTGGATCGAGCATGGCTGCCGCCCGACGAGGAGGCGGCCATGAAAGTCCGCACCTGCCACAAATGCCCATACACCGCCGGTGACCTAGGCTCGTACTATGATTCCGGCGCGGCCGACCATTGCTGCCTGGTGTGTGATCTGAAGCCCCCGAAGGCACCCAAGTACCCTGTAGACCAGCGGAAACCGATTCGCTTACAGTTGTCTACAAATTAAATAGTTCCGTTGCCGTTCTGTACTCTTGGCGTCGTCACAGGTGCGTGATACGTAGCCCCGTGTAGGATAATGCTGTTCCACCATGAGCCGCTATTTCCTACAGATAACGGGAGACCATGATGACCAGGAAACGCAAAAAGCCACCCAAGACCCGCGCGAGGAAGGCCGCGCGGACCCCGGAGGTAAAACCCTCCGACAGCAACCGGCACGTAGGCGTGCCGCGCACTCCAGCCTACCAGAATCCCCCGCCGGGGCTCGTGGCACCACCCCCGTGGGCGCCCATAGAGGCAATCCGGCAGGACTTCGCATCTCACCTGCAAGCGCACATGCTCCGCAAAGGCTGGAACCAGAGTGAACTGGCCCGCCAGGCGGGGCTGCACATGCCATCTGGCAAAATGGGCCGTGATGTCGTTTCTGGGTACTTGCGCGGCCGCAACCTACCGGGGCCGCCGCATCGGAAAGCCATTTGCGCGGCCTTAGGGATCAGTTCGGAAGACCTGGGCCACACCATACTGCCGACCGCCACGGGTGCCAACGCTCCTCCCTTGCTCGTTACGAGCGCGGGCGATGGGTATTCGTGGGTGCGGATCAACATGACGCTGCCAGCCGACGTAGGGCTCCGTATCCAACAGTTGGTAGAAAATGCCCGGCCCAAGAACTAGCCACGTTGCTGCGCGGCTTGGGGTGTCGCCCCGCACCGTGCAGCGGCACGTCAAGGAGGGCCTGCTGACCCCGGCGTTCAGAACCGCGGGCGGCCAGGCGAGGTTCACGAGTGAACAAGTAGAGCAACTGTCATGCCACGCAAACTCCGGGAAGTCGCCTACTGCGACAAGATCGACGACGTCTACTACGTCTTCTGGTACGACAAGGAGACGCGACGCACGAAGCGCAAGTCGCTGGATGCAAGAGACCTTGATGTGGCAGAGGATCGTTTCGCGGAATGGCTCACACACGGGCGGGCGTTCCGAGAGAAGCGGATCGGGCTCACGGTGACGCAGGCGCTCGACGACTACTGGCGCGAGCACGTCGCCGTGAAGGTGGTCGACAAGGACCGGGCGGAAGACGCCATCACACATCTGAAGGAGTGGTTCGGTGATAATCAATTGGCCGAGGTGGACATACCGGCAAGCCGCGCGTACGCGGGCGCCCGCCGGTCTGGTAAGGTGGGCGGAGGTGAACGGCGATCCATACGTCAGGGGTCCGATTCCACTATCCGCCGAGAGCTCGTCGTACTTGGAGCGGCTGCTCGCCATGCCCTCCGTTGGAAGCGCATCACGGCGAACGACCTCCCGCAGATCGAGCTCCCGGCCGAGACGCGCTCGGAAGCGTTAGCGGACGACAAGTACCTGACGCGCGAGGAATACCGTTGGGCTGTCTCCCAGGCCGACGGCCGGCTGCACGACTTCATGGTGCTGGCCTACGAGACCGCGAGCCGGCGTACCGCCATAGAGACGCTGACCCGCTTCCAGATCGATCTGCAGAACAACCGGATCAACCTCCGGAACCCCAACGAGACCGACGGCCAGCGGCGATCGACGAAGCGCCGGGTCGTCGTGCCGCTCACCACAGCAGCTCGGGCGGTGATAGAACCTCGGCTGCTGACGCTGGGGCCCGGGGAAACGTATCTGTTCGGCGATCCGGCGCCCGATCTGTATTGGCCTTTCAGGAGCCACATGGAAGCCATCGGGCTCGGGCACAAGCGGAACCCCCATATCCTTCGCCACTCCCGCGCTACACACCTGCTGCAAGCCGGCGTGTCGCTCTGGGACGTGGCGAAGCTCTTGGGCGATACAGTCGCTACGGTGGAGCGGGTGTACGGCCACTTCAGCCCCGGCTTCATGGCGGGGACGTTGGAGGAGAAGGGATGAGCAATGTGCCGTCGCAAAACCACCCTAATCGATTGGGAATGGGAAACGTTTCGCTATGGCGGGGCGCCTGTGTCCACTGCGGAGCGCGTACTCCCGCAGAATGATTACTGGAAAGAACTATCAAAAGCGAAGCGCACACGTTGGCGAAAACCCATATACTCCGGCGGGCCGCGAGAGATTTGGATGAGAAAACTGGCTAAGTGGGACAGGTCCAGGGGCCGCGCGTGAATGTCCAGGGCGCAAGCCTAAAGACGCGCGGGCCTCCTTGGGTAATTTACCCCCTGGATCATCACGTTTCAGCCCCGACTTCATGGCGGGGACATTGGAGGAGAAGGGATGAGCAGGATCGACGAAGTGTGGAAACGGGTATCCGACCTCGCCGGGGTCGACGAGAACGGCAGCATTTTGCCCCCGCCACCTGATTTCAAGATAGATCGATCCCCGGTCTCGTGGTGGCGTAACGCCCAACGTAGCGCCCAAGATGCCGGTTCGTTCACGGGTCCGGCACCTGTCTCAGTATCCGAGCCAACTGATCCCTAACCCAAATTTCTAGCGCGCCCTACGGGACTCGGACCCGCGTTTCCGCCTGTTTAGGGCTCCGTAGTCTTTTGTAGACCTACATGCCTACATTGATCCTGTTGCGTTTTCGGCGATGTAGGTCTGCAAATGCCGACAAAATGTCTACGCGGACGGGGCGTTACGCTCAGGGTTTACACATCAGTCAGGGGGCGAAATTTCGTGCCGTCCGGCATTTTAACCTCACAACGCGTCGCCAAAATATCCGATAGAATGGCATCCCACACAGAAGCCAATTCTGGCGATCTCTCCAGTATAATTTGCCGGATTTCACGCCGTATGCGCTTCTTAGATTGCCCCGTGGTCCAGCGGACCCGTGTTTCCGCGTGCAGCCACTCGGCGAAAGGCCGCGCGTCCACGATCTTTTGAACTTCTTCGGCGGTCAGCTTGCTCATCACCATATACTCCAAATCAGCCCCACATTCGCAGCCGCGTAACCGCCGAACACCACCGCCATCCCGGGCCGCTCGGCATAGAACTCGGACACCGCGACCCCGACGTAGATCAGCGTGACGACCGCTATGAGGGGGGTGCTCATTGACCGTGCCCCCACGTCTGGAGGCTTTGCCTCAACGCGCCCACGTCGGAATACTCACCCACGCCGCGCACAAGCGCCCAAGACACCTCGACGCGGAGCCATTTCCGGTGGGTGCTGAACACAACAAAGTCATGGCCAAAGAGCCGTCGACGTGTTCCGGCCTTCGGTGCAAACCACTCGACGCTATGCATCTGCGCGCCAAAACCGCCGAACCAGCGGTAGAAGCGCCCGCCTCGATAGGCTGGCCCGCCATCATGCAGCCAGTAGAACGCGTCGTCAAAAAACGGCGATGCCATACCGCAGCCGTTGCCGAACAATTTCCAATCAAGCCAGAACATCGCTCATCCCTTCCTGTACCGGACGCCAGCCCACGCCTCGGCGGCGATCGGGAACCCTTCGGCCCAATCCGGCACGACCGACATCAAATGGCGGAAATCAACGACGCTGCCGGAACCCTCCGGCCGCTCGGACACCACCTCGTCGTGAACAGAAAGAACGACCGGATAGCCCTCGGCCTCGACCCGCACCATCGCCTCGGCCATCACGTCGCGGGCGATCGCCTGGACGGCGTTCTCCGTCAAAGAGCCCCCGTACGTCGAAATCCGGCCCCACTTGGGGGTGTCGCTCGGATCCCCGGTGCGGCGCTTCTGGTTGAACGGCGTCAGCACCGACTTGAAGGTGAGCGCCTGCTTGCGCGAGCCCCACGGGGTATCGACCCACTCGACCCGCGGGTAGGGGTAGCAGAGACAGCGGCCACTCGGCAGCCGCATGAACAAGAAGCTGCCCGCCACCTTGAAGGCGAGCCGGCCGCATGGGATCGTTTCCCCTGGAGTGCTGACCGCCCGGATCGCCGCTTCGTCGATATCGTACCAGAACTGCTTCGTGCGGGGGTGCTTCTCTCGCCAGGCGGCCTTGATCGCCTCGGCTTCCTCGTCGGTGACCTTGACCCCGTAGGTATGCGCCATCGTCTGGAAGGCGCCGACGCCGCCCTGAAAGCCCAGCGCGAGCTCCGCGACTTTGCCGTACGGTTGCCGCTCCTCTTTCGTCACATCCTCCGGGGGCTTCCCCAGAATCCCACCGGCGGTCTTCTCGTAGATGCCGGGGCCAAGCCCTGCGTCATACAGTCGGTACGCTTCTAATTTCCATTCTTCACCCGTAAGCCAATCACGACCGCGGCCCTCGATCGCCGAGAAGTCCGCGACGTACAAAACGTGCCCCGGCGCGGCCCGCACAGTGGAGCGAACCAGGTCTCCCACCACAGACAGCGGTGGCCCGAACAGCCACTCCACGGCATCCGTATGGCCTCCCAGGACTAGCTGAATCGCCTGCTCGGTAAGTGCCTCATTCGTAACGATTTCTGGCCGCTTCAAATTCTGCGGCTGGAACCGGCGCCCCGCCCAGCGGCCAGTCGACGCGGCGTGGAACTGCAGCATCCCCCGGGCGCGGCCATCGCGCGAGCGACCGGCGAGCAGCGCCTTGATCTTGGTGACCGACGCCTTGCCGGCCTCCTGGCGGAGCTCCAGCACGCGGCGCGCGTCGTCGGGGATAACCTTGCATAAGATCGCGGCGAGTTCATCCTTACGAATGGTTTCGGTCTCGATACCGCGCTTGGCGCAGAACGCCGCGATCTCCTGCACGTTCGAGCACGCGCCCACCTCGCCGCCGGAGACTTCGCGCACCTCGGCGTTCAGCCCGTCAGTCGTTTGCCCGACAATCTTCAGGGCTGCTTGGCAAAGCGCCTCGTCGACGTGGACCCCGCGGTCGTTGATTTCCTGATCGAGATGCCACAAGGACTGCTCGGACGGCCGGAGCGGCAAGAGGCGCTTATGGATAGCCCGCTCGGTCTCCACGTCCTGGCGGCGGTATAGGCGAAGCCGCTGTTTGCGGTCTTCGTCGTCCCACCAGATCAGGTTGCCGCCGGCGTCTCGGCCGCGCGGCTTGGCCATGCGCATCATCAGCGCGCGGCCTTTCATATCCTTCTGGATGTCGAGACCCAGCGCCGCCGCCAAGTCGCCCAGTGCGCCAGGCAGCGCCATCGCGTAGGCGGCCGCCATCGTGCAGCGCCATTGTTCAACCGGAACCTCCGGCCAGCCGTAGCGCCGGGTCTTGATGTACTTCCAGACTGCGCGTTCAAACGCCGCGTTATGGGCGCAGACCAACCCGCCGGATCGGACATGGTCGACGATCTCGGGCGGGCAGAACAGATCTTCAGCTTCCCAGTCCTGCACGGGGTCATCGCCGAAGGCGTACGACATGCCCCACACGTCGGTGGTCTCATCCTCCGCATAGACGTGAACGCCGGTCTTCCGCAGGTCGACGGCGCTGTGGGTTTCATCGTCGATGTGGAGAATGGAGAGAGCCACGGGCGGTCAGCCCTCTCCCGGTTGGGACTTCAGGGCGCGGGCTTCTACCCATTCGGCGAACAGAACAAAAGTATTCCGGCCATCCGAGTGCGGCCCATAATGGCCGGCATACTCGCGAGCCTTGTCAGCGATGATCTTACGTTCTTCCTCCAGCACCGCATCCCTGGACGGATGCGCGGGGGAAAACGTATCCATAATTACAGTCTCGGCGCTGAACGTTTCTGCGAAGGGCTTCTTTGGCTCGCCAAGCTCTCCGGTCTTTGCCGGGGCGGGGGTGGGTTGAGTCACGCGACGCGCGAAATCTTGTTTCGCTGGTGACCAGTCTTTGACCTTTTCTGCGGCCTCTGCCGCGCGGTCGAATAGTTTAGCGTTGTCCTCACTGCCGAGCTTACGCATGACTATCGCTGCCGTTACAAGGCTCATGCCTGCGCAGGCGACGCTCTCTCGCAACATCTCCCGTTCCGCCCGCTCATCCCTCAGATCAGTCGAGAGCACGCGCTTGGCTTCTTGCTCTTCGGCGAGGGCTGCGGTGAGGCGGGTGAGTTCGGCGGCGGCTTCGCGCATGCACTTCCCTAAAGGCTCGCCAGAACGCGCATCGCAGTCTGCAAGGGATAATAGCCGCTTCACCAGTTCATCCGTCATTGTCATTGCCTCCTCGGAGCAAAAGGATTCGCGATATCAGCGCCGAGCCGCAGCGTGTCTGCGTAAGCCACCACGTCGCGTATGAACTCGGAAACCGACCCCGCGTTGTACAGCGTCGCATCCGCCAGGAAGTCCTGCCGCTCACTGGCGTGGCCCACCGCCCCCGCCGAGTCGCCCCGAACCACCCGCACCACCGCGCCGCCGAGCTCGCGAATCGCGTTCGCTTCATTCTGAAACCGCACGTCGTCGCAAACCAACATACGGTATGGATAGTCTTGCACAGCACGCTTAAACGCCCGGATCCAGATGTCGTCACCAATCATCTGCCGGCCCCACTCAGTGCCGATCGTCTGCATGGCGTAACGGGGCGTCTTGCCGCACAGCAGATCGCACGGCTCCTCCTTCAGGCTGCCGTCCACCTCCTGCTCGGAGAGCCCCAGGCACGCCATCATGGCCTTCAGCGGGCCGGCGAACCGAACCCGCGTGAAGCCGCGGTTATAGAGCGCCCGCGCGGCCGTGCTCTTGCCGGCGCCGATGCGGCCGGTGAATCCAATCAAGATACGCTTCACTTCACCCACCTCTTGTGAACCAACATAGCGGCCAGCGCGCCTGCGCCTGAACCCAAACCGATCACCAGCACCAGCGGCCACGCCCATCCGTTGCGCGCGATGTTGGCGATCACGAACACTTCCGCCCCCGCCATCGCGAGCGAGGTCGGCGCCACCCAACCGTAGTTGTCGAAGGCCACGTTCCGTTGCTGGAACGCCTTCAGAAAGATGAAGCCGAAGCTGGCCGCGAAGACGAGGGCGTAGGAGATCATCGACCGCGCGTGCCCGCTACGTCGGGCCACCCCGCGCTATCGCACCCCCGATCTCCATTTCGTGCCGCCTCAGCGACCTCAGCTTCGGCGTTGGCAACTGCGACTGTTTCGCGAAACCGGTGCAGATTGTCCACGTCGACCACTTGCCGCAACACGTCGACGAATTGCATCAGGTTCTTCGACTTGCTCCCGCACCAGAACGTGATAGCCGAGCGGTCATCGTCGCGCGGCGGAACGAAATGGAGATCGGGATGCGATTTGAGATACACCCTCAAACCGTAGTTGGTCATCGGAAGACCAGTGCGGCTGCTGACGTAGTCGGCGGTCACGATTTCGGCGTGGGGGCGCGGCGTCGTCGCGTCAGCCAGTTCCTCGGTGTAAATGTTGATCCTCACAGCAGCCAATCCATTCCGAGCGCATCCAGGTACGTCTCCAAGATCGCCTGGTGCTCCTTCAGCTTCTCGCGGTCCTGCTTACGCAGTGCCACGACGCGGCGAAGCGCCTTGGTGTCGAAGCCGTTGCCCTTGACTTCTTGGTAGACTTCGCGGATGTCGTCCGCGGCTGCCTTCTTTTCCTCCTCCAGCCGTTCGACACGCTCGACGAACGCCTTGATCTGCTCTTTGCTGTTGTGGCCTGCGGTTTCGGTCATGGCAGTTGCTCCGTGACGCGGTTGATCGCCAGGTTCATGGAAGTGGTGGACGCCTGGAGGCGCACCGCCGCGTCGGCGATCCTGTCGAACTCGCCCGACGACAGTTGATCCTTGCTGGACGACAGCGCGGATGGTTGTACTGACGGGCCAACCAACTGCGCCCCTAAAGACTCAAGACGCGCGCATACCTGCTCGACGTTGGTGACGGCGCGGTACAGTTCGTCGAACGGGGACGGCTTCTTGTTGGCGGCGACTTGCGCCGACCCACCTTGAAGGGTCACATTATTGATGTTCACGCTACTTTCTCCTTTGGTGGATAGCCGTCCGGCCCGATGTTTGACCGCACAGACCATATGGGAAACTCTGGCGAGCCGAGGTTCAGAACCTTGGGCTTGCAGCCCGCATAGCCTCGGGCTCGCCAGTACGCGATGATCCGCTGAACGAGCCCGTAGGACTCACCCGCGCTTCCGACGTAGTCGGGTACGTGGTCCATCAATCACCGAAGATCGAATCAGCCGTCGCGCCGGCGTCGCCACCCGCAACCTCGACCGGCGAGAACTCGTCTTCGGCTTTGGCGCGACCGCCGCCGATCCGCTCGTCGTGCTCGAGCAGCTGCACGTTCGAGAGGCCGAACGACACGCCGCGGCCGTTCGCGGGGTGATCCCAGCAGTACGCACGCACGCTGAGGCGCGCCCACCGGCCGGGGTAGACCTCCTCCTCGTCGGTGCAGGGATCGCAGTTAGCAAAAATGATACCCGGCCGCTGCTTGCTGGACGACCGAATCATGATGGGAAACGCTTTGGCGAGCTCCTCGTCTTCCATCTTCTCGGCCGACTTCAGGAACGGCTTCTTTTTCACCTTCGCGCCGGCGCCCCATTTCTCGGTGACGACCTTGTCGACCACCGCGACCGCGAGCTTCAGATCGACACCGGGGGGCAACAGGATCGTGGCGCCGTACATCGCCTTCTCGGCGGGTTCGCCCTTCATGGCGCGAGCCACGAACAGGTTCGGGTAGGAGAGCCGGCCTTT
This genomic stretch from Luteitalea sp. harbors:
- a CDS encoding tyrosine-type recombinase/integrase; protein product: MPRKLREVAYCDKIDDVYYVFWYDKETRRTKRKSLDARDLDVAEDRFAEWLTHGRAFREKRIGLTVTQALDDYWREHVAVKVVDKDRAEDAITHLKEWFGDNQLAEVDIPASRAYAGARRSGKVGGGERRSIRQGSDSTIRRELVVLGAAARHALRWKRITANDLPQIELPAETRSEALADDKYLTREEYRWAVSQADGRLHDFMVLAYETASRRTAIETLTRFQIDLQNNRINLRNPNETDGQRRSTKRRVVVPLTTAARAVIEPRLLTLGPGETYLFGDPAPDLYWPFRSHMEAIGLGHKRNPHILRHSRATHLLQAGVSLWDVAKLLGDTVATVERVYGHFSPGFMAGTLEEKG
- a CDS encoding XRE family transcriptional regulator, which gives rise to MALSILHIDDETHSAVDLRKTGVHVYAEDETTDVWGMSYAFGDDPVQDWEAEDLFCPPEIVDHVRSGGLVCAHNAAFERAVWKYIKTRRYGWPEVPVEQWRCTMAAAYAMALPGALGDLAAALGLDIQKDMKGRALMMRMAKPRGRDAGGNLIWWDDEDRKQRLRLYRRQDVETERAIHKRLLPLRPSEQSLWHLDQEINDRGVHVDEALCQAALKIVGQTTDGLNAEVREVSGGEVGACSNVQEIAAFCAKRGIETETIRKDELAAILCKVIPDDARRVLELRQEAGKASVTKIKALLAGRSRDGRARGMLQFHAASTGRWAGRRFQPQNLKRPEIVTNEALTEQAIQLVLGGHTDAVEWLFGPPLSVVGDLVRSTVRAAPGHVLYVADFSAIEGRGRDWLTGEEWKLEAYRLYDAGLGPGIYEKTAGGILGKPPEDVTKEERQPYGKVAELALGFQGGVGAFQTMAHTYGVKVTDEEAEAIKAAWREKHPRTKQFWYDIDEAAIRAVSTPGETIPCGRLAFKVAGSFLFMRLPSGRCLCYPYPRVEWVDTPWGSRKQALTFKSVLTPFNQKRRTGDPSDTPKWGRISTYGGSLTENAVQAIARDVMAEAMVRVEAEGYPVVLSVHDEVVSERPEGSGSVVDFRHLMSVVPDWAEGFPIAAEAWAGVRYRKG
- a CDS encoding helix-turn-helix domain-containing protein yields the protein MMTRKRKKPPKTRARKAARTPEVKPSDSNRHVGVPRTPAYQNPPPGLVAPPPWAPIEAIRQDFASHLQAHMLRKGWNQSELARQAGLHMPSGKMGRDVVSGYLRGRNLPGPPHRKAICAALGISSEDLGHTILPTATGANAPPLLVTSAGDGYSWVRINMTLPADVGLRIQQLVENARPKN
- a CDS encoding deoxynucleotide monophosphate kinase: MKRILIGFTGRIGAGKSTAARALYNRGFTRVRFAGPLKAMMACLGLSEQEVDGSLKEEPCDLLCGKTPRYAMQTIGTEWGRQMIGDDIWIRAFKRAVQDYPYRMLVCDDVRFQNEANAIRELGGAVVRVVRGDSAGAVGHASERQDFLADATLYNAGSVSEFIRDVVAYADTLRLGADIANPFAPRRQ
- a CDS encoding MerR family transcriptional regulator, which codes for MPGPRTSHVAARLGVSPRTVQRHVKEGLLTPAFRTAGGQARFTSEQVEQLSCHANSGKSPTATRSTTSTTSSGTTRRRDARSASRWMQETLMWQRIVSRNGSHTGGRSERSGSGSR
- a CDS encoding DUF2815 family protein; its protein translation is MVDFNTCVETKAGTLLLPKGRLSYPNLFVARAMKGEPAEKAMYGATILLPPGVDLKLAVAVVDKVVTEKWGAGAKVKKKPFLKSAEKMEDEELAKAFPIMIRSSSKQRPGIIFANCDPCTDEEEVYPGRWARLSVRAYCWDHPANGRGVSFGLSNVQLLEHDERIGGGRAKAEDEFSPVEVAGGDAGATADSIFGD
- a CDS encoding DUF2312 domain-containing protein, with the translated sequence MTETAGHNSKEQIKAFVERVERLEEEKKAAADDIREVYQEVKGNGFDTKALRRVVALRKQDREKLKEHQAILETYLDALGMDWLL